In one Ictalurus furcatus strain D&B chromosome 10, Billie_1.0, whole genome shotgun sequence genomic region, the following are encoded:
- the LOC128613830 gene encoding uncharacterized protein LOC128613830: protein MAGVARWNYQRLVDLKQPGVILPEVFDPVLMMNLNSASVSVTGQPKYPALHISSRDTGERFGLRKSALGDVEIPEESSSSFESSIPSKECLDDSSSAETPLAAEPEASPQTVIFHQFSSPSPVTVKEQKSDEFLLDAELLSTPPLPMVASPHAARIGPIKTGRRVFVLDHNRWTDPVRKAIDGLLAKHHGSKDLLKRVNADYAAMVQSACTDPNSLLHSTTKQHINNYIKHLAKKKPRNVSLNTSPEKLLETQQLWQRLNSCSETISVPVTILPPAQFNPPAKSVPEDVPLTQAAVEKMVKDILEKQQAALQQQQQQQQTPKKQIRSCLACGQPKSRYLGDGSSVHFFYQAGDVKYFYCSRKVFEAYSAEGPTNPRMPFEDFADTPFFQRELEAAKQKGAERKRVIEERGKRKSLVEHPSSRLCRFCHQPIKQGPNSPHIHTGFPGVAGKYIYSPSKVLSLYQVQGMNAEMAWAEFQRSPFYEAERERWIVEKRK from the exons ATGGCTGGGGTGGCACGCTGGAATTATCAGCGGCTGGTGGACCTGAAGCAGCCTGGGGTCATCCTACCTGAAGTGTTTGACCCTGTGTTAATGATGAATTTAAACAGTGCCTCTGTGAGCGTGACAGGACAGCCCAAATATCCAGCCTTGCATATATCCAGCAGGGACACAGGAGAGCGGTTTGGCTTACG GAAGTCAGCCTTAGGAGATGTGGAGATTCCAGAAGAGTCTTCATCTAGCTTTGAATCCTCAATTCCATCTAAG GAATGTTTGGATGATTCCTCTTCTGCTGAGACCCCTCTTGCTGCAGAACCAGAGGCCAGCCCACAGACTGTCATCTTTCATCAGTTTTCCAGTCCAAGTCCTGTGACAGTAAAGGAACAAAAGTCTGACGAATTTCTGTTAGATGCAG AACTGCTGAGCACACCACCACTGCCTATGGTTGCTTCTCCCCATGCAGCTCGCATTGGACCCATAAAGACAGGTCGTCGAGTCTTTGTGTTGGACCACAACAGATGGACGGATCCAGTGAGAAAGGCCATTGATGGTCTCCTGGCCAAGCACCACGGGAGCAAGGATCTCCTTAAAAGGGTGAATGCTGATTATGCTGCTATGGTACAGAGTGCCTGCACTGACCCCAACAGCCTTCTGCACTCAaccacaaaacaacacataaaCAATTACATAAAACaccttgctaaaaaaaaacccagaaatgtCTCTCTCAACACCAGCCCAGAAAAGCTCCTGGAGACACAACAGTTATGGCAGCGTCTTAACTCATGCAGTGAAACCATCAGTGTCCCAGTGACGATACTGCCACCCGCTCAGTTCAATCCACCTGCAAAGAGTGTTCCTGAAGACGTCCCTCTGACACAGGCAGCAGTTGAGAAGATGGTTAAAGACATCCTAGAGAAGCAGCAGGCAGCcctgcaacaacaacagcagcagcagcagacaccaaaaaaacaaattagatCCTGTTTAGCTTGTGGTCAGCCAAAGTCTCGTTATCTGGGTGATGGCTCCTCAGTGCATTTCTTTTATCAGGCTGGTGATGTTAAATACTTCTACTGCTCCAGGAAAGTCTTTGAGGCATACTCTGCAGAGGGCCCGACCAACCCCAGGATGCCATTTGAAGATTTTGCAGACACTCCCTTCTTTCAGCGGGAGCTTGAGGCCGCTAAGCAGAAGGGggcagagaggaagagggtGATTGAAGAGAGAGGCAAGAGGAAATCATTAGTGGAGCATCCTTCTAGTCGTCTGTGCAGGTTCTGCCACCAGCCAATAAAACAAGGACCCAATAGCCCTCATATCCACACTGGTTTCCCTGGAGTGGcaggcaaatacatttacagtcCTTCTAAAGTGCTCTCCCTGTATCAAGTACAGGGAATGAATGCAGAGATGGCATGGGCAGAGTTTCAGCGGTCCCCATTCTATGAGGCTGAGAGGGAGAGGTGGATtgttgaaaagagaaaataa
- the LOC128614088 gene encoding E3 ubiquitin-protein ligase UBR2-like, translating into MHLDLSFGTHTGSCGHIMHSHCWQRYFETLQSQDAQWLHEQTSYDVENGEYLCPLCKCRSNTVIPLLPLTETTCRYSHTNLCL; encoded by the exons ATGCACCTTGACCTGTCCTTTGGTACCCATACCGGCAGCTGTGGCCACATCATGCACTCTCACTGCTGGCAGAG ATACTTTGAGACACTCCAGAGTCAGGATGCGCAGTGGCTGCATGAGCAAACCAGTTACGATGTAGAGAATGGGGAGTACTTGTGTCCACTCTGTAAGTGTCGCAGTAACACTGTCATTCCTCTCCTGCCCCTCACTGAGACCACCTGCAGGTACTCGCATACAAACTTGTGCTTGTGA
- the LOC128614057 gene encoding uncharacterized protein LOC128614057, which produces MEKLRNNYILPCIYSCPHPQVVSSGVGRPRMVLGTSGQYYILSSRLCCKACKKYWFADKPQWLDTLPKRFTNILPVIDELRCSGKSPNDMANQLSEVLHLKYERAHLAYLLSVQNTRDAEAGLYGQRTITGALRKDDTPAPFGGYEDTDGWYGVSVTAHYVVECLLQEYQRQEAALTQVLQGTFGQVFSSDHTRKVARKVTLSSGTMSSYAVMNENWMILSWVMLQSKSERSLESMYCGLANHYSAAGIPKTKYQWVDRDCGAAFRVMDPAPYEHLQWDAWRTTEAIVAELTSENLKNLCAACLKCNENIPVKLDLFHCMQWFTRECVSEHHPLYSSFCQFLSAAFSVVDQSDLVKLNNAYIFCGIVPANLTKQHIRQHCRTKVPNPRELVQRVEEVLQHFHLAKDPNNIFLFKPSNAKGVVDSACTHP; this is translated from the exons ATGGAAAAGCTCAGGAACAATTACATCCTGCCTTGTATTTACAGCTGTCCACATCCTCAGGTTGTTTCCTCTGGTGTGGGAAGACCCAGAATGGTTCTTGGTACCAGCGGGCAATATTATATCCTTTCCTCTCGTCTGTGCTGTAAAGCATGCAAAAAATACTGGTTCGCTGATAAACCCCAGTGGCTAGACACGCTACCAAAGCGTTTTACGAACATCTTGCCAGTGATAGATGAACTGCGGTGCTCTGGAAAATCACCAAATGATATGGCCAACCAGCTGTCTGAGGTGCTTCACCTGAAGTACGAAAGAGCCCACCTAGCCTACCTGCTCAGCGTGCAGAACACCAGGGATGCTGAAGCAGGGCTGTATGGACAGAGGACCATCACTGGGGCACTGAGGAAGGATGACACACCAGCACCGTTTGGGGGTTATGAGGACACTGATGGGTGGTATGGGGTGTCTGTGACTGCACACTATGTGGTGGAGTGTCTTCTTCAAGAATATCAGCGGCAGGAGGCAGCTCTCACTCAGGTCCTACAAGGCACTTTTGGACAGGTGTTCAGTTCAGATCACACACGCAAAGTTGCTAGAAAAGTGACTCTCTCATCTGGCACAATGTCATCCTACGCTGTGATGAATGAGAACTGGATGATCCTGTCCTGGGTGATGCTGCAGTCTAAAAGTGAGCGGTCCTTAGAGTCAATGTACTGTGGGCTGGCCAATCACTACAGTGCTGCTGGCATCCCCAAGACCAAGTACCAGTGGGTGGACAG GGACTGCGGTGCCGCTTTCAGAGTCATGGACCCAGCACCTTATGAGCACCTGCAGTGGGATGCCTGGAGGACCACTGAAGCTATCGTGGCAGAGCTTACCTCAGAGAACCTCAAGAATTTGTGTGCCGCTTGCCTGAAATGCAATGAGAACATCCCTGTTAAATTGGACTTATTTCACTGTATGCAGTGGTTCACCAGGGAGTGTGTGTCGGAGCACCATCCTCTGTATAGCTCCTTCTGTCAGTTCCTCTCTGCTGCCTTCTCTGTAGTGGATCAGAGCGACCTGGTGAAACTGAATAATGCATACATATTCTGTGGTATTGTGCCTGCTAATCTCACCAAGCAGCACATCAGACAGCACTGCAGGACAAAAGTGCCAAATCCCAGAGAGCTGGTCCAGAGAGTGGAAGAAGTGCTTCAACATTTCCACCTTGCTAAGGATCCCAACAACATCTTCCTTTTTAAACCCTCCAATGCTAAAGGTGTGGTGGATTCAGCGTGTACACATCCTTAG